The region ACTCTAGAAGGACTACCAAAAGAGCAAATTTTGCATATTTTGGATACTGCCCAGCAGTTCGTCAGTGTTACTGATCCATCTCGTGAGGTTAAAAAAGTTCCCCTGCTGCGTGGAAAAAGTGTTTTTAATCTTTTTTTTGAAAACTCTACGCGCACTAGAACTACATTCGAGATTGCAGCAAAACGCTTATCGGCAGATGTGATTAATTTAGATATTTCTACATCCTCAACTGCGAAAGGTGAAAGTCTTCTCGACACGATTGATAACTTAGTAGCAATGCAGGCCGATATTTTTGTAGTGCGTCATAGTGTTTCGCGTGCGCCCATTGAAATTGCCAATCATGTACCTACTCATGTACACGTAGTGAATGCGGGCGATGGTAGTCATCAGCATCCAACACAGGGTTTGTTGGATATGTATACGATGCGCCACTTTAAGCAAAATTTCAAAGGCCTCAAAGTCGCTATCGTTGGTGATATTGTTCATAGCCGTGTTGCCAAGTCGAACATTCATGCCCTGACTACTTTAGGTTGTGAAGATATTCGTGTGATCGGTCCTGAAAGCTTGTTGCCAAGCGATCTCGACATGCTGGGGGTTAAGGTGTATCACAGCATGGAAGAAGGCTTAAAAGACGTAGACGTTGTGATGACGCTGCGTATTCAGAAGGAGCGCATGGAGGCAGGCCAAGTGCCCGAAGGGGATGCGTTCTTTAATCAATATGGATTGACACCGACGCGCTTAGCATTGGCAAAGTCTGATGCAATCGTGATGCATCCTGGCCCAATGAATCGTGGCGTAGAAATTGATTCCGTTGTTGCAGATGGACCTCAATCAGTCATCTTGAATCAGGTGACATTTGGCATTGCAGTTCGTATGGCAGTGATGTCAATCGTTGCTGGTAATTAATAGTAATTGCACGTGAGTCAAACAAAAGGTCCGATGTCTGAAAAAAAATCCTGGTTGATTCTGTCACATGGATTCAATATGGATGGCAGGGCGTCTAGCCAGACCATTACTGACAAGATTCCTTATTTATTAGAAGCTGGTATTCAGCCGATTGTATTTAGCGCAATCACCGGTATTCAGGATCAACGTTTTCCGCATCGCCGTTTTTTGGCGTGGGGCCCAGCAGCATTTAGGTTTGATTTTCGGCACTGGATTGCTAATCAATATGGTCGCGGTTTTATTTATAAGCTCCTCACTCGAACCGTTTCCATTGTTCTCGCACCTTTT is a window of Polynucleobacter asymbioticus QLW-P1DMWA-1 DNA encoding:
- a CDS encoding aspartate carbamoyltransferase catalytic subunit — encoded protein: MSSENNAGANLVNQFNAAGELTHLLTLEGLPKEQILHILDTAQQFVSVTDPSREVKKVPLLRGKSVFNLFFENSTRTRTTFEIAAKRLSADVINLDISTSSTAKGESLLDTIDNLVAMQADIFVVRHSVSRAPIEIANHVPTHVHVVNAGDGSHQHPTQGLLDMYTMRHFKQNFKGLKVAIVGDIVHSRVAKSNIHALTTLGCEDIRVIGPESLLPSDLDMLGVKVYHSMEEGLKDVDVVMTLRIQKERMEAGQVPEGDAFFNQYGLTPTRLALAKSDAIVMHPGPMNRGVEIDSVVADGPQSVILNQVTFGIAVRMAVMSIVAGN